Proteins encoded together in one Desulfonatronovibrio magnus window:
- a CDS encoding DEAD/DEAH box helicase translates to MTFSKKALVDHPRHGRGRVLMDDDESVIVQFDHGIEGCLSNDLTPVKELEESARSRMYDPGVNVVTKILGNCITSVNDAWGVFSRSKINLLPHQLWVCKKVLEAWPTRWMVADDVGLGKTIEAGLILTPLLSSGRVRRLLILTPASLVGQWQERLREMFDIRMSMYSPQSDTDKSDYWNTHDKVIASAHTLRKDRNGRWERLLASKPWDMVMIDEAHHMNVDENHGNTLAYELAHRMQKRSLIQSMVMFTGTPHRGKDYGFLSLLKLLKPDDFDPDEPLEDQVQKLRTVMIRNNKHKVTDMKGQTLFTPVKSVQETYSYSPEESYFYDKMTQFITDGKAYAAGFDQQRQRMAILILITMQKLASSSVAAVRKALSNRLNKLKDSKNKTEQASKYLKKMNELLAEDDAANLDEISKLEEKIIENTSKTIKVNPDEIPALEELLRIAAKIDKETKIQRIMDVIDESLNNRSVLFFTEYKATQALLMSALIARYGEGCVAFINGDGYIEGVKHPSGKVLTFRDTRLNAAKKFNLGKVRFLVSTEAAGEGVDLQESCHTLIHVDLPWNPMRLHQRVGRLSRYGQKYPVDVVSLRNPDTVESRIWECLDHKLDRITLAFQGAMDDPEDMRQLVIGMASPRMITSIFADADESLKGDKLETWFNYRASTFGGEDAVSVVKEIFGNVARFDFGQVAHQIPKVDLPDLMPFFKALFAVFAKRPTVVDEVRLSFKTPKEWLDDFTIAERYNLLFDRSSKGLEDEDLAGIGLKVVDRAVQAARKMTDCLAVVSDIKNPFIVFGISDKITDSDSTVKTTVAGMEHTQDGMWNLLKDWEIIKRLNPIADKPRSQALTDSKITDQDIPALIKEARENLELRVNDLELPYHIPVIESLACLVPDNS, encoded by the coding sequence ATGACTTTTTCTAAGAAAGCTTTAGTCGATCATCCCAGACATGGTCGTGGCCGGGTTCTTATGGATGATGACGAGAGCGTCATTGTTCAGTTTGACCATGGTATTGAAGGCTGTCTTTCCAACGACTTAACCCCTGTTAAGGAATTAGAGGAAAGTGCAAGATCTCGAATGTATGATCCAGGTGTTAATGTTGTCACCAAAATCCTTGGTAATTGCATTACATCAGTTAATGATGCCTGGGGTGTTTTTTCCCGGTCTAAAATAAATTTGCTTCCACACCAGCTCTGGGTCTGCAAAAAGGTTCTTGAGGCCTGGCCCACAAGATGGATGGTAGCTGACGATGTAGGTCTTGGAAAAACTATTGAGGCAGGTTTGATTTTGACACCGCTCCTATCATCCGGTCGTGTTCGCAGACTTTTGATTTTGACTCCGGCAAGCCTTGTAGGGCAATGGCAGGAAAGATTAAGAGAAATGTTTGATATTCGTATGTCAATGTATTCCCCTCAGTCAGATACAGATAAATCTGATTACTGGAATACCCATGATAAAGTTATAGCTTCAGCTCATACCTTGCGTAAAGACAGGAATGGCCGATGGGAAAGGCTTTTGGCGTCAAAACCATGGGATATGGTTATGATCGACGAAGCACACCATATGAATGTTGATGAAAACCATGGAAATACTCTTGCCTATGAGCTGGCCCATCGCATGCAGAAAAGAAGTCTCATCCAGTCCATGGTCATGTTTACAGGTACACCTCACAGGGGTAAAGATTACGGTTTTCTATCACTGCTGAAATTACTTAAGCCGGATGATTTTGATCCCGATGAGCCTCTTGAAGATCAAGTTCAAAAACTTCGAACTGTTATGATCAGGAATAACAAGCACAAAGTTACTGATATGAAGGGTCAGACATTGTTTACTCCTGTGAAATCAGTTCAGGAGACTTATTCCTACTCCCCGGAAGAAAGTTACTTCTATGATAAGATGACTCAATTTATTACAGATGGAAAGGCTTATGCAGCAGGTTTTGATCAGCAAAGACAAAGAATGGCTATTCTGATACTCATTACTATGCAGAAACTTGCATCCAGCTCAGTTGCGGCAGTCAGAAAAGCTCTATCAAACCGGCTTAATAAGTTGAAGGATTCAAAAAATAAAACTGAACAGGCTAGCAAATACCTGAAAAAAATGAACGAACTTTTGGCAGAAGATGATGCTGCTAACCTTGATGAAATATCAAAACTTGAAGAAAAGATTATTGAGAATACCAGCAAAACCATAAAAGTAAATCCTGATGAAATCCCAGCTTTGGAAGAGTTATTGAGGATTGCTGCAAAAATTGACAAAGAGACCAAGATTCAACGCATCATGGATGTAATTGATGAGTCCTTAAATAATCGATCAGTTCTTTTTTTTACAGAATATAAGGCAACTCAGGCCCTGCTTATGAGTGCCTTGATTGCCCGCTATGGAGAAGGATGTGTCGCCTTCATTAATGGGGATGGATATATTGAAGGAGTAAAACACCCCAGTGGAAAGGTTTTGACATTTAGAGATACAAGATTGAATGCTGCCAAAAAGTTTAATCTTGGAAAGGTACGTTTTCTGGTGTCAACTGAAGCCGCAGGTGAGGGTGTTGATCTGCAGGAAAGTTGTCATACCTTAATTCATGTCGATTTGCCATGGAATCCCATGAGACTTCATCAGAGAGTCGGCCGTTTAAGCAGATATGGACAGAAATATCCTGTGGATGTTGTAAGCCTCAGGAATCCCGATACTGTTGAAAGCAGGATATGGGAATGTCTGGATCATAAATTAGACCGGATAACCCTGGCTTTTCAGGGAGCCATGGATGATCCTGAGGATATGCGTCAGCTTGTAATCGGGATGGCCTCACCACGAATGATTACCAGTATTTTTGCAGATGCTGATGAAAGCCTCAAGGGAGATAAGCTTGAGACTTGGTTTAATTACAGGGCGTCGACTTTTGGTGGAGAAGATGCTGTTTCAGTAGTAAAGGAAATTTTTGGCAATGTAGCTCGCTTTGATTTCGGACAGGTAGCTCACCAGATTCCTAAGGTGGATCTTCCTGATTTGATGCCTTTTTTTAAGGCGTTATTCGCTGTCTTTGCCAAAAGGCCTACAGTAGTTGATGAGGTAAGACTTTCCTTCAAAACCCCTAAAGAATGGCTTGATGATTTTACCATAGCTGAAAGGTATAATCTTCTTTTTGATCGTTCTTCAAAAGGCCTTGAAGACGAGGATCTGGCAGGAATAGGTCTGAAGGTTGTTGACAGGGCTGTCCAGGCCGCTCGTAAGATGACAGATTGTTTGGCAGTTGTAAGCGATATTAAAAATCCATTCATTGTTTTTGGTATAAGCGACAAAATAACCGATTCAGATTCCACTGTGAAAACAACAGTTGCAGGGATGGAACATACGCAGGATGGAATGTGGAATTTATTAAAGGACTGGGAAATAATCAAAAGGTTAAATCCTATTGCAGATAAGCCAAGAAGTCAGGCTCTTACTGATTCAAAGATAACTGACCAGGATATCCCTGCTTTAATCAAAGAAGCCAGAGAAAACCTGGAATTGAGAGTCAATGATTTAGAGTTGCCTTATCATATACCGG